One Planctomycetota bacterium DNA window includes the following coding sequences:
- a CDS encoding FAD:protein FMN transferase — protein MSSRGTPRSGVHSNEISTAGGGASLVMAGFPRSARVYSRRRAAAILAGAVAAPALAADAPRLERVTRSRRMMGVPWAVTVFAPDGEGRAAAEAALDEVARLDGVLSDYDPESELSRLSAAAPTDIPIPLSPDLGAVLARAVEIRTASGGAFDPTVGPLTTLWRQARRSGRMPLPDRLAAARAAVGPEALVVEGNPLTARLTRPGMRLDLGGIGMGYAIDRALSLLAGRGVAAALVDASGDIGASGPPPGADGWKVAVAALDPRQDGSETLRLTHAAVTTSGDAFQAIEIDGRRYSHIVDPRTGIGVPGPAAVTVIGPDAITADAAATAASVLGPVAGSAFVAELAGCAARFVWQEEGRPRSSMTVGWPDRARRSPDGG, from the coding sequence ATGTCGAGCCGCGGCACGCCGCGGAGCGGCGTGCATTCGAACGAGATCTCGACGGCGGGAGGAGGGGCGTCGCTCGTCATGGCCGGGTTTCCCAGGAGCGCCCGAGTCTACTCCAGACGCCGCGCCGCGGCGATCCTCGCCGGCGCCGTCGCCGCGCCGGCGCTGGCGGCTGACGCACCGCGTCTCGAGCGCGTGACGCGGTCGCGGCGGATGATGGGAGTACCCTGGGCGGTCACGGTGTTCGCCCCGGATGGTGAGGGGCGCGCCGCCGCCGAGGCGGCCCTCGACGAGGTCGCCCGGCTCGATGGAGTCCTCTCCGACTACGACCCGGAGAGCGAACTGTCGCGCCTCTCCGCGGCGGCACCGACCGACATTCCGATCCCCCTGTCCCCCGATCTCGGCGCCGTCCTGGCGCGGGCGGTCGAGATCCGCACCGCCAGCGGGGGTGCCTTCGATCCCACCGTCGGGCCCCTGACCACGCTGTGGCGGCAGGCACGTCGCTCCGGGAGGATGCCGCTGCCGGACCGTCTCGCCGCTGCCCGGGCGGCGGTCGGCCCCGAAGCTCTCGTGGTCGAGGGGAATCCGCTCACCGCCCGCCTCACCAGGCCGGGGATGCGCCTCGACCTCGGCGGGATCGGCATGGGGTATGCGATCGACCGGGCACTGTCCCTTCTGGCCGGCCGCGGTGTCGCCGCGGCCCTCGTCGACGCGTCCGGCGATATCGGGGCCTCGGGACCACCTCCCGGAGCCGATGGCTGGAAAGTGGCCGTCGCTGCGCTCGACCCCCGCCAGGATGGCAGCGAGACGCTGCGCCTCACGCACGCCGCGGTCACCACCTCGGGCGACGCCTTCCAGGCGATCGAGATCGACGGCAGGCGCTACAGCCACATCGTCGATCCGCGCACCGGGATCGGGGTGCCGGGGCCAGCCGCCGTCACGGTGATCGGTCCCGATGCGATCACCGCCGACGCCGCCGCCACGGCGGCAAGCGTGCTCGGGCCGGTGGCCGGCTCGGCGTTCGTGGCGGAACTGGCAGGCTGCGCGGCGCGGTTCGTGTGGCAGGAGGAGGGGCGGCCGCGGTCCTCGATGACGGTCGGCTGGCCCGACCGGGCACGGCGGTCGCCCGACGGCGGTTGA
- a CDS encoding TolC family protein: MDFIPRRTRPVHPTSRQALVAALIASLLAPGCAPRQPFHFFEDGDLSHYVGAVQKIEYPDSCSPPLDEAAGTVEPLTLSNARFDQIWEVSLEEAIRTALENGKVLRNLGGRFGSFGGPRPQTGEPPVSLLTQPLGTPTVYDPAIVETDPIRGVEPALAFFDAQLASSLTWERQNRPQNVGGIGTQIFQQQFLGDTGNWTTSITKRTATGATLGFANSTLYDNNNSPIRQDGVPSTFTTNYDFTFNQPLLEGAGVTYNRIAGPDPFNNIDGRPIFRGVLLARINADISLADFEAGVRNLVSDTEQSYWELYFAYRNLEARKAGRDSALEAWRRVHALYVEQSRGGEADKEAQAREQYFFFRSDVESALTDVYRCENRLRYMMGISASDGRLIRPADEPTTARIAFDWQQALTEALSRSAELRKQKWVIKQRELELVAAKNLLLPRLDLVGRWRFLGMGQELINQNYTPYDANGQDPLAGTDAYSSLFSGQFQEWQSGAQFLMPLGFRRELATVRHHQLQLARERARLQDEELEASHALVEAVRNVDTNFALSQTNFNRRVAAERQVEAVQAAYDAGTVTFDQLLDAQRRRADAESAYYRAIVDYNRSISQLHFRKGSLLEFNGVFLAEGPWPGKAYFDAYRRARQRDASLYLDYGHSRPGVFSRGPITQRFSDVGASTAVEQLEPRDPATVEEPSPPTGSDGKPGDGRPTPAEEVPAPRPKDPPRGTATLPGNRPLAASVLAPISPLATDGAARVVDGMRGRPLPGSRLIEGPEVAASTQLR; this comes from the coding sequence ATGGATTTCATCCCCCGACGGACACGCCCCGTGCATCCCACCAGCCGACAGGCGCTCGTCGCGGCGTTGATCGCCTCGCTCCTGGCGCCGGGATGCGCGCCGCGGCAGCCGTTCCACTTCTTCGAGGACGGCGACCTGTCGCACTACGTCGGGGCGGTGCAGAAGATCGAGTATCCCGACTCGTGCTCGCCGCCGCTCGACGAGGCGGCCGGCACGGTCGAACCGCTGACCCTCTCCAACGCCCGCTTCGACCAGATCTGGGAAGTGAGCCTCGAGGAGGCGATCCGCACGGCGCTGGAAAACGGCAAGGTGCTGCGGAACCTCGGCGGCCGGTTCGGCAGCTTCGGCGGGCCGCGGCCCCAGACCGGCGAACCGCCGGTGTCGCTGCTCACGCAGCCGCTCGGCACGCCGACCGTCTACGACCCGGCGATCGTCGAGACCGACCCGATCCGCGGCGTCGAGCCGGCGCTGGCGTTCTTCGACGCACAGTTGGCCAGCTCGCTGACCTGGGAGCGGCAGAACCGGCCGCAGAACGTCGGCGGCATCGGCACGCAGATCTTCCAGCAGCAGTTCCTCGGCGACACCGGCAACTGGACGACGAGCATCACCAAACGGACGGCGACCGGGGCGACGCTCGGCTTCGCCAACTCGACGCTCTACGACAACAACAACTCGCCGATCCGCCAGGACGGCGTGCCCTCGACGTTCACCACCAACTACGACTTCACCTTCAACCAGCCGCTCCTCGAGGGCGCTGGCGTGACCTACAACCGGATCGCCGGTCCCGATCCGTTCAACAACATTGACGGCCGGCCGATCTTCCGCGGCGTGCTGCTGGCGCGGATCAATGCCGACATTTCGCTGGCCGACTTCGAGGCCGGCGTCCGCAACCTCGTCAGCGACACCGAGCAGTCGTATTGGGAGCTGTACTTCGCCTACCGCAACCTCGAGGCGCGCAAGGCCGGGCGCGACAGCGCCCTCGAGGCCTGGCGGCGGGTCCACGCGCTGTATGTCGAGCAGTCGCGCGGCGGCGAAGCCGACAAGGAGGCCCAGGCGCGCGAGCAGTACTTCTTCTTCCGCAGCGACGTGGAAAGCGCGCTGACCGACGTCTACCGCTGCGAGAACCGCCTCCGCTACATGATGGGGATCTCCGCCAGCGACGGGCGCCTGATCCGCCCCGCTGACGAGCCGACCACGGCACGGATCGCCTTCGACTGGCAGCAGGCCCTCACCGAGGCGCTATCGCGGTCGGCCGAGCTCCGTAAGCAGAAGTGGGTGATCAAGCAGCGCGAACTGGAGCTCGTGGCCGCCAAGAACCTGCTGCTGCCGCGGCTGGATCTCGTCGGCCGGTGGCGGTTCCTCGGCATGGGGCAGGAGTTGATCAACCAGAACTACACCCCCTACGACGCCAACGGCCAAGACCCGCTCGCCGGTACCGACGCCTATTCGTCGCTGTTCAGCGGGCAGTTCCAGGAATGGCAGAGCGGGGCGCAATTCCTGATGCCGCTCGGGTTCCGCCGCGAACTGGCCACAGTTCGCCACCACCAGCTGCAACTGGCGCGCGAGCGGGCCCGCCTCCAGGACGAGGAGCTCGAGGCTTCGCACGCGCTGGTCGAGGCGGTGCGCAACGTCGATACCAACTTCGCGCTGTCGCAGACCAACTTCAATCGCCGTGTCGCCGCCGAGCGGCAGGTCGAGGCGGTCCAGGCCGCCTATGACGCCGGCACGGTGACGTTCGACCAGCTGCTCGACGCCCAGCGCCGCCGGGCCGACGCCGAGAGCGCGTATTACCGGGCGATCGTCGACTACAACCGTTCGATCTCGCAGCTCCATTTCCGCAAGGGTTCGCTGCTCGAATTCAACGGCGTGTTCCTCGCCGAGGGGCCGTGGCCGGGGAAGGCCTACTTCGACGCCTACCGCCGCGCCCGGCAGCGCGACGCCAGCCTGTACCTCGACTACGGCCATTCCCGGCCAGGCGTGTTCAGCCGCGGGCCGATCACGCAGCGCTTCTCCGATGTCGGTGCGTCGACGGCGGTCGAACAGCTCGAGCCGCGCGATCCGGCGACAGTCGAGGAACCGTCGCCGCCGACCGGTAGCGACGGCAAACCCGGGGACGGCCGCCCCACGCCCGCCGAGGAAGTGCCGGCGCCGCGCCCCAAGGATCCGCCGCGGGGCACCGCCACCCTCCCGGGGAATCGACCGCTGGCCGCCTCCGTGCTCGCCCCCATCAGCCCGTTGGCGACCGACGGGGCGGCCCGCGTCGTCGACGGGATGCGCGGCCGGCCGTTGCCCGGGAGCCGGCTGATCGAGGGTCCCGAGGTCGCCGCGTCGACACAACTGCGCTGA
- a CDS encoding AIM24 family protein, with amino-acid sequence MATFDVQHTEGMRWVKASLADDTIRTERGALNHMQGAVTMDVPLPSLRAAWVSLFSDESLLRPRFTGTGTVFLDSTLGGYHPLRIGRGEQWILDRKCFWVSEGEVEITVRRESWWTAFLAGEGFIWYKTVLRGDGQALLSVDGPVEEIRLEDDRLVVDGPQVMARTAGIRLSLKRPTSNFLSFWLSGQERSYVYEGSGRLLLCTTPYWRKRMQQERFGSAAE; translated from the coding sequence ATGGCGACCTTCGACGTCCAGCACACCGAGGGAATGCGCTGGGTGAAGGCCAGCCTCGCCGACGACACGATCCGCACCGAGCGCGGGGCCCTCAACCACATGCAGGGTGCGGTCACGATGGACGTGCCGTTGCCGTCGCTCCGCGCCGCCTGGGTGTCGCTGTTCTCGGACGAATCGCTCCTCCGCCCCCGGTTCACCGGCACGGGCACGGTGTTCCTCGACTCGACGCTCGGCGGCTACCATCCACTGCGGATCGGGCGCGGCGAGCAGTGGATCCTCGACCGCAAGTGCTTCTGGGTCTCCGAAGGCGAGGTCGAGATCACGGTCCGCCGGGAGTCGTGGTGGACGGCGTTTCTCGCCGGCGAGGGGTTCATCTGGTACAAGACCGTACTTCGTGGGGATGGCCAGGCGCTGCTGTCGGTCGACGGCCCGGTCGAGGAGATCCGCCTCGAAGACGACCGGCTCGTGGTCGACGGCCCGCAAGTCATGGCCCGGACGGCCGGCATCCGGCTGTCGCTCAAGCGACCAACGAGCAACTTCCTGAGTTTCTGGCTCAGCGGCCAGGAACGGAGCTACGTCTACGAGGGTTCAGGCCGGTTGCTGCTGTGCACGACCCCCTACTGGCGGAAGCGGATGCAGCAGGAGCGGTTCGGTTCCGCGGCCGAATGA
- a CDS encoding DUF4239 domain-containing protein, with translation MLYWIYDIPSATLALGMIALFVGIYWGGALVVRPILRQFVRSTPACNDVVGYVLSCFCVFYGLLLGLIAVTAYQNFSAAEANVTHEAAALAALYEDVGQYPAPWGQNLRWALRDYTRYVIKYAWPLQRRGIVPVEGSVRAQAFEEQLLAFQPETPAEEILHAEALRQFNSFLEARRMRLFAVTSSIPVVMWYVVILGALITIAMVWLFDMKFVTHLLLGGLLSAYLGTMIFLIAAMDNPFRGEVSIAPEVFETLYAHMVEE, from the coding sequence ATGCTCTACTGGATTTACGACATCCCCTCGGCGACGCTCGCGCTGGGGATGATCGCGCTGTTCGTCGGGATCTACTGGGGCGGGGCGCTGGTCGTCCGGCCGATCCTCCGCCAGTTCGTCCGTTCGACCCCGGCGTGCAACGACGTCGTCGGCTACGTGCTGTCGTGCTTCTGCGTGTTCTACGGCCTGCTGCTCGGCCTGATCGCGGTCACTGCCTACCAGAATTTCTCCGCCGCCGAGGCCAACGTCACCCACGAGGCGGCGGCGCTGGCGGCGCTGTATGAAGACGTCGGCCAGTACCCCGCGCCGTGGGGCCAGAATCTGCGCTGGGCGCTGCGCGACTACACGCGCTACGTCATCAAATATGCCTGGCCGCTGCAGCGCCGCGGCATCGTCCCGGTCGAGGGGTCGGTCCGTGCCCAGGCGTTCGAGGAGCAATTGCTCGCTTTCCAGCCGGAAACCCCCGCCGAGGAGATCCTCCATGCCGAGGCGCTGCGGCAATTCAACTCGTTCCTCGAGGCCCGGCGGATGCGCCTGTTCGCGGTCACGTCGAGCATCCCGGTGGTGATGTGGTACGTCGTGATCCTCGGGGCGCTGATCACGATCGCGATGGTCTGGCTGTTCGACATGAAGTTCGTCACCCATCTGCTCCTCGGTGGCCTGCTGTCGGCCTACCTCGGCACGATGATCTTCCTGATCGCGGCGATGGACAATCCGTTCCGCGGCGAGGTGAGCATCGCGCCGGAGGTGTTCGAGACGCTGTACGCCCACATGGTCGAGGAGTGA
- a CDS encoding DUF3299 domain-containing protein, with amino-acid sequence MASSLPLFQALRAGATVTGVVALLGCGGPRSPATRPVPPAADAAPGGSPSTALPAAPAAAATSAAPAAPREITFDDIKLGLEKGAPFTPDALTPRVRELERQRVRIRGYILPSFQQTGLTQFVLVRDNMECCFGPGAALHDCVVVRMAPGTSAEFSIRPVAVTGVFRVEELRGPGGGHLAIYALDGDDVK; translated from the coding sequence ATGGCTTCCTCCCTTCCATTATTCCAGGCCCTCCGCGCCGGCGCGACGGTCACCGGGGTGGTGGCGCTGCTCGGCTGCGGTGGCCCCCGATCCCCCGCCACGCGCCCCGTTCCTCCCGCGGCCGACGCGGCCCCCGGGGGATCGCCGTCGACGGCGCTGCCCGCCGCCCCCGCCGCCGCGGCGACCTCCGCCGCGCCTGCCGCACCGCGCGAGATCACGTTCGACGACATCAAGCTCGGGCTGGAAAAAGGCGCACCCTTCACCCCCGACGCGCTCACGCCGCGGGTCCGCGAGCTCGAGCGACAGCGCGTCCGGATCCGCGGCTACATCCTCCCCAGCTTCCAGCAGACCGGGCTCACCCAGTTCGTTCTCGTGCGCGACAACATGGAGTGCTGCTTCGGCCCCGGCGCGGCGCTCCACGACTGCGTCGTCGTGCGGATGGCGCCGGGCACGAGCGCCGAGTTCTCGATCCGGCCGGTGGCGGTGACGGGGGTGTTTCGCGTCGAGGAACTGCGCGGGCCCGGTGGCGGCCATCTGGCGATTTATGCGCTGGATGGCGACGACGTGAAGTGA